A stretch of Pelecanus crispus isolate bPelCri1 chromosome 3, bPelCri1.pri, whole genome shotgun sequence DNA encodes these proteins:
- the UBXN2A gene encoding UBX domain-containing protein 2A, whose product MKDMDNIKTVKNEWMCKSGTDDQILNGTEQNCDYFVDNLFEEAQKVGAICMPPTTVKNQVDVIIKLWKNGFTVNDGELRSYTDVANQQFLDSIKKGELPFELRKVFDKEEVDVKVEDKKDKVYLSSKKPMFHPFSGHGYRLGSATPRVISKVRDDHQGPDNKRHLPLVPLNDLEPITNIQIWLADGERIIQKFNVSHRVSHVRDFITKYQGSEASVPFTLTTSLPFRELRDETLTLEEAKLQNAVVVQRLRKTTEPFRLLMIKAPDNDYKTAATPNGQLKNEQKNAIKSTRSN is encoded by the exons ATGAAAGACATGGACAATATCAAAACTGTAAAGAATGAATG GATGTGCAAATCGGGAACCGATGATCAGATTTTGAATGGTACAGAACAGAACTGTGACTACTTTGTAGATAACCTTTTTGAAGAAGCTCAGAAGGTTGGTGCTATATGTATGCCCCCAACTACAGTCAAGAACCAG GTTGATGTAATCATTAAACTTTGGAAAAATGGGTTTACAGTAAATGATGGTGAACTTAGGAGCTACACTGATGTTGCAAACCAGCAGTTCTTGGACTCGATTAAAAAAGG ggaaCTGCCTTTTGAGCTACGAAAAGTTTTTGATAAGGAGGAGGTAGATGTGAAAGTGGAAGACAAAAAAGATAAGGTGTATTTGTCATCAAAAAAGCCAATGTTTCATCCCTTTTCTGGACATGGTTACAGATTAGGAAG tgctaCTCCAAGGGTAATCTCTAAAGTAAGAGATGATCATCAAGGACCCGACAACAAAAGACACCTGCCTTTAGTACCCTTAAATGATTTGGAGCCTATCACTAACATCCAGATCTGGTTAGCTGATGGGGAAAGGATAATTCAGAAATTCAATGTTTCTCACAG agtAAGCCATGTCAGAGACTTCATAACAAAGTATCAAGGATCAGAGGCAAGTGTTCCCTTCACACTGACCACTTCGCTGCCGTTTCGAGAGCTGCGAGACGAGACACTCACACTAGAGGAAGCCAAGTTGCAAAATGCCGTTGTTGTTCAGAGACTTCGGAAAACAACTGAACCTTTCAGACTCTTAATGATAAAAGCACCTGACAATGACTATAAAACTGCTGCTACACCTAATGGACAGCTCAAGAATGAGCAAAAAAACGCTATCAAAAGTACAAGATCAAATTAG